The nucleotide sequence ATTAAGAGGAAGAGCGAGAACCCACCCATTTACTCTCTTATCTTGACTTCCATGAGCGCGAAGTTCTACCTCGGTACATTTGTTCCCCGTTACATGTCTGCTTACCATTGAAGTTGTTATATAGTTTTAACTTTTCCGTTGCCTGGCGCAGGCACCCTGTGTTTGTCCAGCTCAACATCGACTGTGCTCATCGATTCAGACGAGATACCTGTGCTCCAGTCTTTCAGGGCATCCATCAGGTATCATTATACCCTCAACTAACTACCCTCTGCTTTCCTATGTTGCACTGTTCTGTGCTTTGCCTGACTATTTGTATGCGTTTCCCAGCTGTGTTGCCGTCGACGGTACTAGCGAGCCAATTACCGAGGATGTAACCTGTGTTGGCACCCTAAGTGAGCTTTTGGACAAGGTGTGTGGCGACAATAATAAAAAGAAGGTACGCTACTAACTTACTTTACACCTTAGACCACACTTAGGCCTAGGGGTGAGCATAAATAGGTCCGACCCGATTAGATCCGAGAACCGAATCAAAAGGTACCCACAACCGACCCTAATATAGTGTATAGGGTATTTGTTCGGTTCCTGTAAATCAAGTGTCCCGGGTATCGGGTCAGAACGGGTGGCGAACAACAAAGAACCGAAGCCAAACCTGATAGAACCGAGATAAATATATTGAGTCTATACAAACAACTAATCTGGGCCAAATCCCATCATCATAAGTTGGCCTACTTTGAAATATAACAAACAGTAAGTAAGATATATCAGAACAATTTCATTCGAAAATCAACATTAATCTTACCTCATGAGTTCTGCCAACTAAGATTCTGAAATTGATGATAGGGCTGAGAATTTGACAGTAAATGAATTTCATACAGTGGATAAATCAGTAATTCAGTATTGAATCCAAGGAAATCGGATGAATTATTGCTGAGCATTTGACTGTAACTTTGAATTGGGATGGATTGTAACTGTGCAACAGTTTCATGTAATCGAATGAAATATGGCTGCTTATTCCAAGAGGATTTTGTAATTTGTATAACAGTTTCATGTAATTAGCTGGTACTACAACAGATATGCAAACTATATCAACCGTGTACTTTGGGTTCGGGTATTACCTTGGAACCGACAGGCCCGAACATGGTAAGAACCGATACCCGACTATGATATAGGGTACAAGATTCGATTCCACTTTTTTTGTCGTCATCGGGTATCGGGTCGGTTCGATCAAATCTCGGGACGGTCCGGTACCTGTAAAATGCTCAGCCCTACTTAGGCCTGTTGCTACCTAGGTAAAAAACAACACTCTCTGTATATAAGCATTTAAATAGATAAGTTAACCGCCAGTAAAGCATGCGAAACAGCCCACCTTGCTAccatagcaaaaaaaaaaaaaaaaagatttaccCATCAATAGTTAATGTTTGCATTAAGATTAAATATTTAGTtagaatgatcagaatatctaATCCATTGATATACAGATATCAcagtttattattttttaaccACCAATAatgcattattattatttttttttggcgTAAAAATTTACCCGTTACCATTTGAAAAATAATATCATTGTATATTTGTATTATAGTATAGTGTtgtcttatatttatttttttttcattgctaAGTGATGAAGGGAATGCGTAAAGCCCAAACCATTCGGTACGCATATTCGAGCATGGGAATGTCATGggtacccgacccgacccgaagaatacccgacccgacccgatacccGATCAGCCATGAAATAAGTACCCGATATGATACCCTATAATATGAGATAGGTTCCGGTTCTCTTATGAGTCGGGTTTGTCGGTATTCGGGTACAGAACCGACCCGACTTTTATGTTTTGTAAACCTTTATTATATAGGCTAAAATATGAAGTTTGACATGTGAACATGAAGTCGCATTCACTGTAGTCTATACATTCCCTCCTGGAGCCTTTGTTCTCTTGCGGAAGTACAAAGAACTCAGAGTTGCAACAATATCTGAAGGTCATTCATTAGTGGTTATCTCAATCCAGTAACTTTTTCTAGGAGTTACGGGACTATCTCCAGTAATGAATGACGGGGCTAAAATATCTTTTTTCCATAGTTGGACTGACCCGTAACTTTTTCCAGCAATGGCTAACTCCCGTAAAATGAAAAATATCTCTTTCGGACTGAAACCTACCTCCTGGACTGAAGTATAAAGTTCTTTTAATCATATGTCTTCTCTTGCTTGCTTCATCTCTATTCTAAAGTATAAAGTTACGTTCTGGCTGCATATGTTTTAATCATTCATTCGGTATTGGGCCTAAGCCCAATGATTAATCTGCTTGGTTATTATTAAAATCGGTTCCAATTCCAAGGTCGGGTTTTCAAGTGAAACCTACCcggaaccgacccgacccgacccgattacAAACTGAAAATCAGAACCGACCAAGAGAGCGACATGCCTAGGTTCGAGTCGGGGTAGGTACAATATCGGTTCGGTTATCGGTTCTTTTCGGTCCGGACCTATATTTGCTCACCCCTAATTGGATGGACATAGATACCAGGGCTGATTAACCGAAATATAAACCCACTTGCCTAACCATATACCCGATTTTTAAAATTCCCTTAAGTTGTCCCCAATAATGCTTCATTCTAATAGTAACTTATGTAGAAAATCAGCTTTATTTGTGAAATTTGAGATAAGCATTTTAAGCTGAACGCGCAGCCCCCCCCCCATTTTAATAACAAATAATGCGTTATTATGACGCCTACGAACTTCATGCACGCGTTAGTTGGCCATAACCGAGTGTTGCTGTTAGGAAGCCTTTGTAAATGCTCAAAGTTGGCTGCAAACGCCACAAATAACAAGAAATGGAGAGAAAGGGTTAATGAAATCGTCGGAGGAAATAGAAAGATGAAACCTTAATTGATGCACACATTTTAATATCAATATCTGTAACGGTTTATACATAAACAACCCACATCCTATAGGGAGCTACTTTGAAATTTTTAACCGATTTTCTAAACACTTTACCGTGGTGCGAAATCACGTAAACCCGCATGCATAAGGAACATAATACTAAAATGATTAGCGACTACGTTTATAGGTTTAGGGTCTAATTCTTTAATTTGTACTCCTGCCAACGACGCAGATTCTGATGTCACTTGGCCCACCTCGCTCTAAATTGGGTGCCTGTCAGGATGAGAAAGAGTCGACAGTCCCTACTCATCTCACTACAAATGGTTCGGTTATAACCATATAAGAAGACTTATAGCCACACGTGCATGGCCTGCCTGCGGGGGCCTGTAGTAGAGGAAGCCACCGACAGACCATCATTTTCCTCAAAGACTCCACTATCCCACTTAACTGGCCCTTTTTTTGTCTTCCATGTAGGCCGTCCTTTTGAGGAACAAAGCCGAGATTACATCCATCAGAACAAAAAACAGCTGGTATATTTTCACGTGCTCTGGCAGCAAGTGTCGTAAGGGCCTCACCCGAGAGGATGGGTACTTCATTTGCAAGGCGTGCAAATCCAAGGTTGAATATCGGAGGACAAGGTATATACTGCAACCTCTTAGAACCCAGTTGGTTTCTTTTACAGTCATCTATTTGTATCGTTCTGCCCTTCACCTTTTACactacgttttttattgcccgaTTCGATTTATATTACGCCTTTGTTGCCATTCGAAAGATCTATGACCTGCGTTACCGTTATTGTTGGGATGCTATGGCATGATAGGTTTCGAATTCAGGTGGATATTACCGACGGAACCATGAACACCGTTGTTGTCCTTTTTGATGAAATCGCTGAACAGCTGGTTAAAAGGACTGCAAAATCTCTGGTGGAAGAACAACTACAAGTATGTGAGTTTCATGGTGTATGGTTATATCTGGGGCatgtgttgtcacacccccaaaatccacacgcggagttccaccgcttggaggcgtgacatgaccaggatcaagccatcaatcatattgaacatagcataatataaataagatagttcgtaaaacccaattcaatacaattgatgttccaaaccaaacatagtatcaatagcggaagcgtaataatgaaaatccaaagtatgtaaATGTAAACCCAAAGCAATATTAAGGTTGATTGTTTAAAcattttaacatggcatccatgatccatgttccacaacgacctgctccttccaagtgcaagctccataagtacctaaggtcctgcaaggcatgcagcagagagtcaacaactagttgagcgagttcacagttaatagttcagtaatagtatagtgtgagtagtagtatgttcgtttgttatgtcatgtatcgttttggtttccatcgcggcctcccaggcaggtatgcgaagattaggggatgttttttCCCAATTGTTCTAGTCTAGGTTTAtgtgtatcgcggcctcccaggcaggtgtgcgaagattagtaaatttagttcgcggccttcctaaggcaggtgtgcgaagtcagtcataatatcgcggccaacccttggaaggtgtgcgaagatcagttcaataagtgttactagtctagccatATCTTATCGTTGGGTTTTATCATCTGAGTATAtgcaataagtcatccaatcccattcccacccgggaaccccatgccttggctgtgtgaactcaccttggtttgctcggtatgctaagttatgtgctcacaatcaatcagtcaagtcctatagtgtgCATGTATACTCAATCAGTTCAAGTTCGTAAAGTTTCACGTACAATCAGTATTATCACAAAGTGTGCCCAGCAGTTAGCATCTTGTATCATGTAAGCAGTTAATCCAATTCATGCAAATCCATCTTTCACATAAATGTCCATCATAGTTTTTACTAACTTGATTATTCATTAACCTACTTGAAAGTGTTAACAGTCTTAACGAAGTTAGCAACTCAACAAGGTTTACATACGTAACCGAAATAATAAACAAACACTGTTAGTTAACTAACAGAATTAACTAACAGAGTTAAACAAGAGTACCCACTTAACAGAGTATCATACATGAGTCTAACGGAGTTGATAAAGTTAATTGAGTTAATAACTTGGCCCAGTTAATAGGTTCGACCACTTGACAGACATAACAGTTGGGCCGAAAACAACCTTGTGGCGAAAACACTTGGGCCCGAAATCCCTTGGCCGAAAACACTTTGGGCCGAAAACCCTATGGGTTTTCGTTGGGCATAAAGGTGACGAAAACACCTATGAGCCGAAATCCCTTACTTGGGCCGAAAACACATGGGTGACGAAATCCCTTTGGATTTCGTTGAGGTGTGTTTTCATTGCAAGGGGGAGTGTTTTCGTTGAACCtcaacaataatcatcatcatcacagcaGTTAACAAATACCCTAATCATCACTTACAGTGCATGATCAATTTTCGACAAAAACCATTAAATCAAATCATCGATATATATAACATATAAACTACCAAATCATTATGAGACCAAGATCATAATTCAATCAGCATATCCTTCATTAACAGACACATACTTTTGATCAAATCATCCAATATACAAAACAGTTCGTAGATAATATACATATCAATCACGAGTCACCGCAAAACTCACAATTCAAAGCATCTAATTTCTCAACCCTAATCAATATCATGTTCCGCATACAATTACATAACCAATTAACCAAGCATATCGACATCAAGAACTAAGTAACTAAACGTGTAAATCACTAACCGAAACCACGAGTGATCGAGCAAAGGGGAGTCGGGCTTCGAAGGAGAGAGGATGGCCGTCAGGTTCAAAGCAAACGCGAGAGAGAAGAGATGTGATTAGGGTTTGCCACTTATCGATCTCGTGCACGAAGTTAACACAAATTCTTTTTATTCAATCATTACTGGGCCAGAAGCCCACTTCTGTTTTCTTTGGCCCCTTGCTAGATGAAAACACATGGGGTGTTTtcgtgagggggggggggtttcgagtgggggttttGTTTGGCAAAAGTTACACATTCACTCCAGATTACACTCAAACATATACTAATACACGGAACACATATCAACATAATTCCATTTTGTTTTATACTGAATATACCAAACATGTTATCAACATACACACTTATAAGGcacaccatatatatatataatataacaaGCGCAATACAATTTAACAATTTACGAacgtgtacagttgtgaaacaaacaagtagTGTTAACAAACAGCTTAAACAATTAGTgcgcaattaatgcgaagatggaaatcttggaaactcgagttgtcacatgtgtGAATCGCTACAGTAACCTTTATGATTTGTGCAGGATACCTCTGTCGATGCGCCGATACTACCCTCTGCCCTTCAGTCCCTTATCAGAACTAAACACACGTTTGAGATTAAGAGCCATACATACTATCATTTTGGCGAGTATGAGAGCTTCAACTGCGCAAAGATTGTTAGTCCTGCTTCAGACTGCGCAGATAACGACGTTTGTCCAAACACGCCATCTGTGCGTGCAAGTTCAACAGATCCGCTGAAACGTTCTGCACCTGGTCCATACCCGTTTCCTAAGGCTGCACGCAAGCTTCGAAAGTTGTACATTTGTAAATTTTGCTCACCTGACGTCTACTCTACCATTTGAATTGTGTACCAATACATGTTTTGTAATTATTGTGTGCAGTTGTGTGGAAGACTCGGATGACGATACTGAAGGGATGACTCTCGGTCATATGGATCTTACTGGTGTGATTGATGATATTGATGATGGTAAAAA is from Helianthus annuus cultivar XRQ/B chromosome 9, HanXRQr2.0-SUNRISE, whole genome shotgun sequence and encodes:
- the LOC110875798 gene encoding uncharacterized protein LOC110875798, encoding MGSGACTFIYNSRVNKWRRYHNDSFSHSISDVIGYVTEVGAPFVNASGSRTVEFSLTNERKRQVRVTLWGHLGDVMIKRKSENPPIYSLILTSMSAKFYLGTLCLSSSTSTVLIDSDEIPVLQSFRASISCVAVDGTSEPITEDVTCVGTLSELLDKVCGDNNKKKAVLLRNKAEITSIRTKNSWYIFTCSGSKCRKGLTREDGYFICKACKSKVEYRRTRFRIQVDITDGTMNTVVVLFDEIAEQLVKRTAKSLVEEQLQDTSVDAPILPSALQSLIRTKHTFEIKSHTYYHFGEYESFNCAKIVSPASDCADNDVCPNTPSVRASSTDPLKRSAPGPYPFPKAARKLRKFCVEDSDDDTEGMTLGHMDLTGVIDDIDDGKKASH